The bacterium genomic interval CACTCGATCATCGCCGCCGAAGGCGAGAAGCTGCGCTGGCTCAACGAGCTGGTCGGCCACGTCTCGACCATCCCGCTCGTCTTCCCGTACCGGATCGCCTGGATCACGCACCGGATCCATCACGCCTACTCGAACGATCCCGACCGGGATCCCGACATCGGAAGCCAGGGGCCGACCTGGTGGAAGGCCGCCTACAACGCGCTGCGCGAGCGGCAGCCGATGAACGACGGGATGTACGCGAAGACGATGCGCGAGACGGACGACCCGAATCGGGAGCGCGCTTTCCTCGAAGGGCTCGTCCTCCGGCTCGTCCACTTCGCGGTGCTGACCGGATGCGCCTGGTCGGGATACGCCCTCGAGGCCGCACTTCTCTGGTGGCTTCCGCGCCATATCGGCTTCACCTACCTGATCACGTTCCTCAGCTGGGCGCCCCACCACCCCATGCAGGAGACCGGTCGCTACCGCGACACCCGCTTCTGGAAGTCTCCCGTCGGCACGATCCTCTCGATGGGGATGGAGTTCCACATCATCCATCACCTCTATCCGAGGATTCCGCTCGTCGACACGCCGAATGCGTGGCGCGCCCTCGAGCCGATCCTGCTCGAACGTGGAATCCGGGACGACCGGGACGTCGCCTGGTCGGGGCCGCACATCGATCCTGCGCCGGACGCCGAGGCCGCCTGACGCCTCGCGCGGTGCTCAGCCGTAGAAGCCGCGCGGCGCCTCCGTGCTCCACGTGACGTCGCCCCGCTGCGTCTCGATCGTGAGTGCGAGGCGCGGCGGACCGCTCGTGAGCCGCACGCCCGGGACCGCCGCGAAGGGCAGGTCCGCCGCATCGGGGGCGGACAGGCTGGCCTCGAAGGAGCTGAGCGCTCCCGCCTTCGGTGCGGTGCGCGACGGGTGGTCGCAGTCGCGCCAGTCGATGAAGAAGGGCCAGGCGCCGCCGAGCCCGGGCAGT includes:
- a CDS encoding fatty acid desaturase; the protein is MSAPNEATAAATSGKTNRELLREEQAIARRFMGRVPWEMVAWGIGNFLLWLSLWPLVFAGVLPLWAGFVVATICCALAYLPSHEAQHSIIAAEGEKLRWLNELVGHVSTIPLVFPYRIAWITHRIHHAYSNDPDRDPDIGSQGPTWWKAAYNALRERQPMNDGMYAKTMRETDDPNRERAFLEGLVLRLVHFAVLTGCAWSGYALEAALLWWLPRHIGFTYLITFLSWAPHHPMQETGRYRDTRFWKSPVGTILSMGMEFHIIHHLYPRIPLVDTPNAWRALEPILLERGIRDDRDVAWSGPHIDPAPDAEAA